From the Paenibacillus sp. MMS20-IR301 genome, the window TACCAGACCGTATCAGAAGGTGCCTCCATAGGTGTGGATACGTATTTCTGGCTGATTATGACCCCGCTGCTGACGGTGGTGCTATGGCTCTTCACCTCAAGCACCCGTGAGCTGCAGGCCGAGAATGAGCGGCTGCTGAAGCGCAGCGCGAGTCTCGCTACGGTGGATGAGAACACCGACCTGCGCAACAGCATTTCCTTCCAGAAGGATGCCGACCTGTTCACTGGAATCTCGAAGCGTTATCAGATTCCGCTGACGCTGCTTGTCGTCAAGGTGAAGTACTGGAATGAGATCCGCCGCCTGATTCCGGAGGAACAGCTCGCCGAAGCGATTTATGACGTCTCCCGGCTCAGCCAGTCCAGCATCCGCACGAATGATGCGCTGTATCTGCTGGATAAGGAGGAGCCGACCTGGGGGCTGCTGCTCTTCACGGACCGCGAAGGCTCCAAAATCGTCGTGGAACGGATCAAGCAGCGGCTGCAGGAGCTGAACGATACGGAATTCTCCGGCAAATACAAAGTTAACCTGGGCCTGAAGATCGGTGCGGTAGAATATGCTGCCGAGACGATCGAGAATCCGCTCGATTTCATTGTCCAAGCCAAAAAACAATTGGAATACGATGTATAATGCAGATTAGGACATTCATTTCATACCTAACCTGACAGGAGGACATCTATATGGATTTGGGACTTGGAGGCAAATCGGTTTTTGTTGCGGCCGCCAGCAAAGGGCTGGGGCTGGCGACGGCTATGGAATATGCGCGGGAAGGAGCGAAGGTGACGATTGCGAGCCGGAGCCTGCCGCAGCTGGAAGCTGCGCGGCAGGCCATCCTGGAAGCCACGGGCCGCGAGGTGGCCGTGGCTGAAATGGACGTGACCGTCCCGGAGGATATTGCCCGGGCGGTCAAGCTTGCCGCCGGCTATGGAGGCGGCCTGGATGTGCTGGTCACGAACGCCGGCGGGCCTCCGGGCGGCAGTTTCGGTGACATGGCCGACGCCGACTGGAGCGGCGGCTTCGAGCTGACGCTGATGAGCACGGTCCGGCTCATCCGCGAGGCGCTGCCGTACCTGCGGGCGGCGGCAGGCGGGGGGCGGATCGTCAGCATCAGCTCGGTCTCGATTAAGCAGCCGATACAGGGGCTGATTCTCTCGAATGTGTTCCGCGCAGGCGTAAGTGCGCTGAACAAGAGCCTGGCTGCGGAGCTTGCCCCGGAGGGCATCCTGATTAACAGCCTGGCCCCCGGGCGCATCGGCACCGACCGGATTCTGCAGCTGGACGGCAAACGGGCGGAAGCTTCAGGTGTGGCGGTTGAGCAGATCCAGGCCGAGGCGCTGAAGGGGATCCCGCTCGGGAGAACCGGCACGCCGGAGGAGTTCGGCAAAGCGGCGGTTTTCCTTGGTTCTTTTGCCAATACGTATATTACCGGCCAGTCCCTGCTTATTGACGGCGGAATGGTGAAGTCGCTCTAGTATAGTTTCCCGTATTAAATAGGTTGACTCATGGACGACTTTCGCGTATGATGGTATGGCGTGTAAAAAATCGTATGATTTACGCATTCCCTTCGTCTACCGGGATTTATTAAATAGACCAAGAGATGGCTTCATAATACCATAGAAGTTGCATTAGTCCGGAAAGGAGGTTATTACAATGAAACAAGGCATACACCCTAAGTTCAACCAGGTTATTTTCTTTGACGCAAGCGTGAACTTCAAGTTCCTTAGCTCGTCCACGAAATCTTCCGGTGAAACTATGGAATGGGAAGACGGCAACACTTATCCAGTGATCCGTGTGGACTCCAGCTCCGCATCCCACCCGTTCTACACTGGTAAACAAAGAGATACCGAAACTGGCGGCCGCGTTGACAAGTTCAAACAGCGTCTGGCACAGAAGAAATAATGGTAATCTTGATCAAGAGGATACTCCGCAAGCCATGCATATGGCGGACGGGTATCCTCTTTTGTATATAATCCTTCAGATGTTTAACGGGCTTCCTTAACGGGTATTAATGCTTAGGTGGGAAGTGGAAGGTATCAATTAGACGTTTGGAAGGGCATGCCTGCGTGTTTTCCGAAAGGTAGTTGATTCACCCATGTACTACTTGAAACGACGGATACGGTCAAGGCTTCGAAGGCTGTATTCCGGTTTAGCTCCCTAGCAACTGGAACCCTGCATAACTATAAATTCGCTTCTCACCTTTTGGAGACTCTACGGGCTGCCCGTAGGGTCTTCGTGTATGTTCAGGCTGCATCAGCGGCCGGGAGGCGGATAGTTGTCTTTAGGGAGAGGGAGTATTTTTTGGCAGAATGATTCATTTGTCTGAGGTAGTAGGATATAATAAGGCAAAGCTAACTCAAAAATAGGAGAAATATGACATGCCGTGGATGCAGGGTTATCCGTATTATTTAGTAATGGGCAGCGTTCTAAGTCTCTACATGGGCATCGGTTCTTATAAGCACCGCCACACACCAGGAAGATGCTATTTATGGATACTGATGCTGCTGGTCAGCTTCATATTCGCGGCTACGGCCGGGGAAATTTTATCAGGCACTTTTCAGGCTAAGCTATGGTGGAAGAATCTGCAGCAGGGCCCGCTTTTTTTGAGTACAATTTTCACGTATGCAGTTATTAAAGAATATGTATCCCGTTCCTCGGAGGGTTTGGGCAGGAGGCTTATTTTCTTTTGTATTCCGGTAGCGTTAGATGTTGTCCTGATCTTTACGGATTCCTATCATCATCTGATGCGCAGTGAGGCCTGGCTCTCTACAGTAGCGGGTGTCACCGGAATTGCCGTCGAGCCTACGGTTCTAAGTATGATTCTTATCGCCTATGACCAGCTGTTCGGACTATATGCCGTGTATTTGCTGGCTATCTCCCTCCTGAATTCACCTAAACATTATTTCCGCCGTAATCTGCTGCTGCTGGTTGGACTGCTGATTCCGGTGCTGTCGGTTGCACTGCTGCCGCTTCTCAAAATTACGATTACAGGCTTCACCGCTTTTACCTATCTGCCGCCCATCGTTGCTGCTTACCTGATTCTGTTCCGTGATCCGAGGCTGTCGCTCTATCCGCTGGCCAAGAACAAAATCTTCGAGAATATGAAGGATGGTATTGTACTGACCGACCGCTATGATCGCATTATCGATGTGAATGAAGCGGCAGGCGTTATGCTCTCCGAGCTGGTGGATAAGCAGACCGATACCTGGATGGGCAAGAGTATTCATCTGCTGCTGGCGAGGTATGGACAACTCTCGGCACATTATACCCGGCGGACGGAAGGCCAGTTCGAAATCGAGCCTCCCGGCAAGGACGGTGCCTGTTTTGGGATTGCACTCATTGCTACCGAGCGGAGCGGGGCGGAGAACACGGGTATGCTGCTGGTCTTCAGTGATCACAGCGAGAAGAAAAGATATGAACGTGAGCTGCTGCATCAGGCTACGGTCGATGACCTTACCGGACTGTATAACCGCAGGCACTTCATGCGGCTGGTGCAGAATTATTCTGTACAAGCCGGGGCGGGCATGGCCCTGCTTCTATTCGACATAGATGATTTCAAGCTCATTAATGATACATACGGACATATGGCCGGTGATCAGGCACTGGTCGATTTATCGTGTAAAATTCTGCAGGTCTACCAGGATAACGGAGTCGCCGGACGGGTAGGCGGCGAGGAGTTCGCGGTCTGCTTCTTTACCGGCAGTGAGGCTGCGGCGCTGCAGGAGGCAGAGAGCTTCCGGGCGACGATGGGTGAGCATACCGTTCTGCTGGACGGGGGGCACCGCATCAGGCTTACGGTCAGCATCGGCATCGCCTTCACAGAGCGGAGTGATGTGACCTTCGAGGATTTGTACCGTGAGGCGGATGAAGCCCTCTACCTGTCCAAGGCTACAGGCAAGAACAGGGTTACTCTGGGGCGGCAGCCGGTGGTGCGGCAAGCGGTGAAGAGTTAACCCGGGTAACGTCAACACAAACAGAGCATCCCTCCGCTGAATGGAGGGATGCTCTGTTTGGTTAGTTACGGTTGCCTTAAGGCTGAACAGGTTGCGGGGTCTGCACAACAACCTTGAGCGCAGCGGCAATCGGCGGCAGGCTCCGGGTCATCACCGGGGTGTAGAAGCCGATGACGGAGGCGCCCTCCACAAGGGCGGACGGCTCTACAGTCCCGCCGCTCTCGTTCACCAGCGGCGTATCTGCAGCCAGGCGGAGTACAATCTCAGACTGCGAGGCTTCGCTTAAGGCGCTGCCCTTGACGCGGATGCTGAGCGAGCCGTCTCCGTTCCTGGTAAGCTCTTCAAGATTGCCGGCGGTGCCCAGCACATCACTCTGCAGCTTGTCATCCTGTACCGTTATCCGGTATGCCGGCGTTTGCGGCGGCAGACTGAAGGTGGCGAACATCGCATGCTCAGCGGACACGGTCATGCCGAGCTGCAGATCAGCGAAAGCCAGGCTGGTGCCGTCAGTTTGCTCGATCACAGTATCTCGGCTGATATTCAGCACCAGTCCGGCGGTGCCGGCACCCTTAATCTGCACAGAGGCATATCCGTCCGAGCTATGGATGGAGGTGATAACTCCCTGCTCATTCACATGCTCCACAGCTGAATTGATGGTAATCTTCTTCCCCTCCACAACCACTGTCTGATGCAGCACTTCACTTACGAAGGATGCAGGAACATAGATTTTATCTGCCTTGGTTAGCGGTGCTGTACCGAGTGTGGTATACATTTTGTTGATTACATAGCGGTCTTCCCCGCTCTTCACCGTCGTATAAATGTTGCCCTTATGCAGATCAACGGCTTTGGCAGCAGGGTTCCAGGTAATGTCGAAGCCCAGTGCACTTGCGACAGCACGCAGAGGGATCAGCGGCTCCTTGGCAGCGGAGGGCTGAAAGCCTGTATCCGTAAGGTTTGAACCGTTAATGGTAATTGAATATAGATTGGCAGCAGAGCTGGCAATGCCCTGTACAGCGTTCGCTGCACTTGGGCTTGTCAGTGGGGCAGCTGAGACCGCTCCGGCAGTGAGGGCCAGCGACAGCGTCAGGAGCGCTGCGCTTGTTCTGAGTGTTGGTTTCATAGGACAGCTCCTTTAGTTAAGTATTAGTATATATGTAAGCTATCTGACGCTGCTTAAGCTGATAATGTTGCACATGCCTGCAGGGCAGCGGCGCGAAGGCTTCGCTACCGTAATACCTAATTACCTGATAAGATGTAGGGAAATGGAAATATTAACAATTCGCTATGCCATGGGCAGGCACTGGGGGGCGCTATGGAGGATTTCAAAGATCGGCTGAAGGCTGTGCAGCAGCAACAGGACGGGCTTTTGAAAGAGTACCAGGCTTTAATTGTGGAATATGAGAGCAGTGACTTGGTTAACGAGAACGAAGTGCTAAGAACAGAGAATGAAGAGAACCGGCGGATTCTAAGGGAGCTTAGAACTGAGGCTGCGATTCTGCAGGAGAATAATTCAGAGCTGCGGACTGCGCTTGCCGAGCAGATTCTGGATGAGAAGCTGGGCATTCTGCGGGTATCGCGCAAGAAGCTGCACACTTATTTTGCTTCGCAGAATAATGCTTATCTGGACCGGCTCACCTCCTTCGAGCAGGAGGCCAGGCAGCGGATTGAGGGATTATACAGAAGGGGCAGCAGCGAGCTGGGTGAAGACCAGGCTCAGATTAACGCTATGCTCGGGGCCGTACAGAACAAGCTGAGAGAAAGTATTCTGCTGCGCAGACAGTGGCAGCGTGAGGCGGAGCAGTCCGTGAAGGGAGCGGTGGAAGGCCGCTTCGATGCTTTTGCCGCAGAAGGGGTTAGTGAGGAAACGCTGCTGCGCCGCCGCAAGCAGAATGTGATTGAAATGAAGATCGGGCTGAACTGGATTAACCGGCTGGGGATTCTGCTGCTGATTCTGGCGGTGGGTGCGGGGTTCAGGTACACCTATTCCACCTGGTTCAATGATTATATGAAAGGCAGCGCATTTTTCCTGCTGGGCGCACTTATGCTGGGCGGCGGGGAATGGCTGTTCCGCAAAGGCCGGGGAACCTTTGCCCTGGGGCTGATCGGAGGCGGGGTCTCTGTGCTCTACGGCTCGGTATTTTACAGTTATTTCTTGCTGCATATCATCGGGTTATGGGCGGGAATCGGCCTGTCGGTGCTGGTCACCCTGACGGCTGTACTGTTGTCGCTGCGGTACGAGTCGCGGACCATCTGCTCGATGGGTCTCGTCGGCGGTTATCTGCCGCTGTTCTCTTATATAGGGGCATTCGGGCTGGAAGGCAGTGCGGTATACGCAGCCATGGGTTATCTGTTTGTGCTGAATCTGCTGATTCTGCTGATCTCCCTGCGTAAGCGCTGGGTTGTGGTCAGCTATATCAGCTTCCTGTTCAACGTACCTTCAATGCTGCTGCTGATTTCCCTGTCAGAGAGCACTTCTGTCAGTATGCTCTTCGCCGTATTAACATTTACGATGTATCTGGGCATTACGCTCTGGTATCCGTTCAAGTTCCGCATGAAGCTGGCCTGGCTCGATCTTTGCCTGCTGGGCTGCAATACAGTGATCAGCTGTGCTACGCTCTATATTATTTTCCTGAATGCCGGGCTGAATGAGTATAAGGGTGC encodes:
- a CDS encoding diguanylate cyclase domain-containing protein — protein: MRRNRSSLTSDLGFLTFLILIFACIVYIAGSPDHYIRNIIILNVAFILALVTYFTTVTAGLTLNLAFIFGYGFFVVYQTVSEGASIGVDTYFWLIMTPLLTVVLWLFTSSTRELQAENERLLKRSASLATVDENTDLRNSISFQKDADLFTGISKRYQIPLTLLVVKVKYWNEIRRLIPEEQLAEAIYDVSRLSQSSIRTNDALYLLDKEEPTWGLLLFTDREGSKIVVERIKQRLQELNDTEFSGKYKVNLGLKIGAVEYAAETIENPLDFIVQAKKQLEYDV
- a CDS encoding SDR family oxidoreductase, with product MDLGLGGKSVFVAAASKGLGLATAMEYAREGAKVTIASRSLPQLEAARQAILEATGREVAVAEMDVTVPEDIARAVKLAAGYGGGLDVLVTNAGGPPGGSFGDMADADWSGGFELTLMSTVRLIREALPYLRAAAGGGRIVSISSVSIKQPIQGLILSNVFRAGVSALNKSLAAELAPEGILINSLAPGRIGTDRILQLDGKRAEASGVAVEQIQAEALKGIPLGRTGTPEEFGKAAVFLGSFANTYITGQSLLIDGGMVKSL
- a CDS encoding type B 50S ribosomal protein L31 translates to MKQGIHPKFNQVIFFDASVNFKFLSSSTKSSGETMEWEDGNTYPVIRVDSSSASHPFYTGKQRDTETGGRVDKFKQRLAQKK
- a CDS encoding diguanylate cyclase is translated as MPWMQGYPYYLVMGSVLSLYMGIGSYKHRHTPGRCYLWILMLLVSFIFAATAGEILSGTFQAKLWWKNLQQGPLFLSTIFTYAVIKEYVSRSSEGLGRRLIFFCIPVALDVVLIFTDSYHHLMRSEAWLSTVAGVTGIAVEPTVLSMILIAYDQLFGLYAVYLLAISLLNSPKHYFRRNLLLLVGLLIPVLSVALLPLLKITITGFTAFTYLPPIVAAYLILFRDPRLSLYPLAKNKIFENMKDGIVLTDRYDRIIDVNEAAGVMLSELVDKQTDTWMGKSIHLLLARYGQLSAHYTRRTEGQFEIEPPGKDGACFGIALIATERSGAENTGMLLVFSDHSEKKRYERELLHQATVDDLTGLYNRRHFMRLVQNYSVQAGAGMALLLFDIDDFKLINDTYGHMAGDQALVDLSCKILQVYQDNGVAGRVGGEEFAVCFFTGSEAAALQEAESFRATMGEHTVLLDGGHRIRLTVSIGIAFTERSDVTFEDLYREADEALYLSKATGKNRVTLGRQPVVRQAVKS
- a CDS encoding copper amine oxidase N-terminal domain-containing protein; translation: MKPTLRTSAALLTLSLALTAGAVSAAPLTSPSAANAVQGIASSAANLYSITINGSNLTDTGFQPSAAKEPLIPLRAVASALGFDITWNPAAKAVDLHKGNIYTTVKSGEDRYVINKMYTTLGTAPLTKADKIYVPASFVSEVLHQTVVVEGKKITINSAVEHVNEQGVITSIHSSDGYASVQIKGAGTAGLVLNISRDTVIEQTDGTSLAFADLQLGMTVSAEHAMFATFSLPPQTPAYRITVQDDKLQSDVLGTAGNLEELTRNGDGSLSIRVKGSALSEASQSEIVLRLAADTPLVNESGGTVEPSALVEGASVIGFYTPVMTRSLPPIAAALKVVVQTPQPVQP
- a CDS encoding DUF2339 domain-containing protein is translated as MEDFKDRLKAVQQQQDGLLKEYQALIVEYESSDLVNENEVLRTENEENRRILRELRTEAAILQENNSELRTALAEQILDEKLGILRVSRKKLHTYFASQNNAYLDRLTSFEQEARQRIEGLYRRGSSELGEDQAQINAMLGAVQNKLRESILLRRQWQREAEQSVKGAVEGRFDAFAAEGVSEETLLRRRKQNVIEMKIGLNWINRLGILLLILAVGAGFRYTYSTWFNDYMKGSAFFLLGALMLGGGEWLFRKGRGTFALGLIGGGVSVLYGSVFYSYFLLHIIGLWAGIGLSVLVTLTAVLLSLRYESRTICSMGLVGGYLPLFSYIGAFGLEGSAVYAAMGYLFVLNLLILLISLRKRWVVVSYISFLFNVPSMLLLISLSESTSVSMLFAVLTFTMYLGITLWYPFKFRMKLAWLDLCLLGCNTVISCATLYIIFLNAGLNEYKGALALVFCLLYLGLGVLLEKLMPQEQESRVLFYVTSLTFAILMVPFQLETVWWSMGWLVEALALTLCGHLYRFKALERAGWGILALCLATFFGIDGMLKISSLNLLVSYSSPFFDLKYTFITAGMIIAAVFYAIRHSRKEVLLRSSLVEVKAAVWFKYAAVLNFYVYVIYEALMLYGRWVPDGGAHDSFYRLLLVAVLTAGVAFGLPKIKALYDPVVGSMVMLMYGITYLLCIGITFGIPSLESGLSDSTAADIAVLGLLILFNLFVWFSGGRLLQTVLLRDYKNIELYPVVMGIYLLALVTAFLGVQLKLGDGGIVFSLIYLLLAVLYIMYGFRKRYVYIRRFGLGLSLLATGKLLLYDLSLLNTGSKIIAYFSFGLCLLGISYLYQRVSARMEETYAAADKD